In a genomic window of Mycolicibacterium neoaurum VKM Ac-1815D:
- a CDS encoding error-prone DNA polymerase: protein MGWHNGPPSWPEMERVLSSRPREKSRRSGLPLEPPGDGGDGPAWSRKRGAYLADGVQRSRSSVRYAELHAHSAYSFLDGASTPEEMVEEAARLGLRAIALTDHDGLYGVVRFAEAARELDVDTVFGAELSLGNVPRTEQPDPPGPHLLVLARGPEGYRRLSREISSAHLAGGEKGKPRYDFDALTEAAGGHWHILTGCRKGHVRQALTRGGPEAAEAALTDLVDRFGADRVSVELTHHGHPLDDERNTVLAGLASRFGLGLIATTGAHFAVPERGRLAMAMAAIRARNSMDDAAGWLAPLGGAHLRSGEEMARIFGTEIVTAAADLGEQCAFGLALIAPQLPPFDVPPGHTEASWLRLLVREGALDRYGTPERAPKAYRQIEHELAIIEKLNFPGYFLVVHDITRFCRERDILCQGRGSAANSAVCYALKVTNVDPIANELLFERFLSPARDGPPDIDIDIESDLREEVIQYVYEKYGRDHAAQVANVITYRGRSSVRDMARALGFSQGQQDAWSKQISRWNGLADSPDVEDIPEQVVDLATQISNLPRHMGIHSGGMVICDRPIADVCPVEWARMENRSVLQWDKDDCAAIGLVKFDLLGLGMLSALHYAIDLAREHKGIEVDLSRLDLSEQAVYEMLQRADSVGVFQVESRAQMATLPRLKPRMFYDLVVEVALIRPGPIQGGSVHPYIKRRNGEEEVTYDHPSMKPALEKTLGIPLFQEQLMQLAVDCAGFTGAEADQLRRAMGSKRSTEKMRRLRGRFFDGMRERHGITGAVAEKIYDKLEAFANFGFPESHSLSFASLVFYSSWFKLHHPAVFCAALLRAQPMGFYSPQSLVADARRHGVIVHGPDVNASLAHATCENRGLDVRMGLGGIRHIGDELAKKIVDDRIAGGAFTDLLNLTARIQLSVPQTEALATAGALGCFGITRREGLWAAGAAAAERPDRLPGVGSSTHIPALPGMSALELAAADVWATGVSPDSYPTQFLREHLAAMGVVPAAELLSVPDGSRILVAGAVTHRQRPATAQGVTFVNLEDETGMVNVLCAPGVWARYRKLAQSAPALIIRGIVQNATGAVTVLADRMGPVDLKVRSRSRDFQ from the coding sequence GTGGGTTGGCACAACGGGCCGCCGAGTTGGCCGGAGATGGAGCGGGTCCTCAGCAGTAGGCCCCGGGAAAAGTCGCGCCGCTCCGGGTTACCGCTGGAGCCGCCCGGCGATGGTGGTGACGGTCCGGCCTGGTCGCGCAAACGCGGGGCCTACCTGGCCGACGGGGTGCAGCGCTCCCGATCCTCGGTGCGGTACGCCGAACTGCACGCCCATTCGGCCTACAGCTTCCTCGACGGGGCCAGCACCCCGGAGGAGATGGTGGAGGAAGCGGCGCGGCTGGGCCTGCGGGCCATAGCGCTGACCGATCATGACGGTCTCTACGGAGTCGTGCGGTTCGCCGAGGCCGCCCGCGAACTCGATGTGGACACCGTGTTCGGTGCGGAGTTGTCGCTGGGAAACGTGCCCCGCACCGAACAACCCGACCCGCCGGGGCCGCACCTGCTGGTGCTCGCCCGTGGGCCGGAAGGTTATCGACGGTTGTCCCGTGAGATTTCGTCGGCCCATCTGGCCGGCGGCGAAAAAGGAAAACCGCGTTACGATTTCGATGCACTCACCGAAGCCGCCGGTGGTCACTGGCACATCCTCACCGGTTGCCGCAAAGGCCATGTCCGGCAGGCGCTGACTCGTGGCGGACCCGAAGCCGCCGAGGCGGCGCTGACCGACCTGGTGGACCGGTTCGGGGCCGATCGCGTCAGCGTCGAGCTGACCCATCACGGTCACCCGCTCGACGATGAGCGCAATACCGTCCTTGCCGGATTGGCATCGCGATTCGGCCTGGGGCTGATAGCCACCACCGGCGCGCATTTCGCCGTACCCGAGCGGGGTCGACTGGCCATGGCGATGGCGGCGATCAGGGCCCGCAACTCGATGGACGACGCGGCCGGGTGGCTGGCGCCACTGGGTGGGGCGCATCTGCGCTCGGGGGAGGAGATGGCCCGCATCTTCGGAACCGAGATCGTCACCGCCGCTGCCGATCTCGGTGAACAATGCGCCTTCGGCCTAGCGTTGATCGCCCCGCAGCTGCCGCCGTTCGATGTTCCTCCCGGGCACACCGAGGCCAGCTGGCTGCGCCTGCTGGTGCGCGAGGGGGCGCTGGATCGCTACGGCACGCCCGAGCGCGCACCGAAGGCGTACCGCCAGATCGAGCACGAGCTGGCCATCATCGAAAAGCTCAACTTCCCAGGCTATTTCCTGGTGGTCCACGACATCACCCGATTCTGCCGAGAACGTGACATCCTCTGTCAGGGAAGGGGATCGGCGGCCAACTCCGCGGTCTGCTACGCCCTCAAGGTCACCAATGTCGACCCGATCGCCAACGAGTTGTTGTTCGAACGCTTCCTGTCGCCGGCGCGCGATGGCCCACCCGATATCGATATCGACATCGAATCGGACCTGCGCGAGGAGGTCATCCAGTACGTCTACGAGAAATACGGCCGTGATCACGCCGCCCAGGTGGCCAACGTCATCACCTACCGGGGTCGCAGTTCGGTCCGGGACATGGCCCGTGCGCTGGGTTTTTCGCAGGGGCAACAGGACGCGTGGAGCAAGCAGATCAGCCGTTGGAACGGGCTTGCCGATTCCCCCGACGTGGAGGACATCCCCGAGCAGGTGGTCGACCTGGCCACCCAGATCTCCAACCTGCCCCGGCACATGGGCATCCACTCCGGCGGCATGGTGATCTGCGATCGCCCGATCGCCGACGTGTGCCCGGTGGAGTGGGCGCGAATGGAGAATCGCAGCGTTCTGCAATGGGACAAGGATGACTGTGCGGCAATCGGTTTGGTCAAGTTTGATCTGCTGGGTCTTGGCATGCTGTCGGCCCTGCACTATGCCATCGACCTGGCCCGCGAGCACAAGGGTATCGAGGTGGACCTGTCCCGGCTGGACCTGTCGGAGCAGGCCGTCTATGAGATGTTGCAACGCGCCGATTCGGTCGGGGTGTTCCAGGTCGAGTCCCGCGCGCAGATGGCCACCCTGCCGCGGCTGAAACCGCGGATGTTCTACGACCTGGTGGTCGAGGTGGCCCTCATCCGTCCCGGCCCCATCCAGGGCGGATCGGTGCATCCGTACATCAAGCGGCGCAACGGCGAGGAAGAGGTGACCTACGACCACCCGTCGATGAAACCGGCGCTGGAGAAGACCCTCGGCATACCCCTGTTCCAGGAGCAACTGATGCAACTGGCGGTGGACTGCGCAGGCTTCACCGGGGCCGAGGCCGATCAGCTACGCAGGGCGATGGGCTCCAAACGGTCCACCGAGAAGATGCGCCGGTTACGCGGCCGGTTCTTCGACGGAATGCGCGAGCGGCATGGTATCACCGGTGCGGTGGCCGAGAAGATCTACGACAAACTAGAGGCATTCGCCAATTTTGGTTTCCCGGAAAGTCATTCGCTGAGCTTCGCCTCGCTGGTGTTCTATTCGTCGTGGTTCAAGCTGCACCATCCCGCCGTGTTCTGCGCCGCGTTGCTGCGTGCCCAGCCGATGGGGTTCTATTCGCCGCAGTCGTTGGTCGCCGACGCCCGTCGACATGGCGTGATCGTGCACGGGCCGGATGTCAACGCCAGTCTGGCCCACGCCACCTGTGAGAACCGGGGACTGGATGTGCGGATGGGCCTGGGCGGCATCCGTCACATCGGTGACGAGCTGGCGAAGAAGATCGTCGACGACCGGATCGCCGGTGGGGCATTCACCGATCTGCTGAATCTGACCGCACGAATCCAACTTTCGGTCCCACAAACCGAGGCGTTGGCCACCGCAGGGGCACTCGGCTGCTTCGGGATCACCCGACGAGAAGGATTGTGGGCGGCCGGGGCGGCCGCCGCCGAACGCCCCGACAGGCTCCCCGGGGTGGGGTCATCCACACACATCCCGGCACTGCCAGGGATGAGCGCTCTGGAACTGGCCGCCGCCGATGTCTGGGCCACCGGAGTCTCACCGGACAGCTATCCCACCCAGTTCCTGCGCGAGCACCTGGCCGCGATGGGGGTCGTCCCGGCCGCCGAACTGCTGTCGGTGCCCGATGGGAGCCGCATCCTCGTCGCCGGGGCGGTGACGCATCGACAACGCCCGGCCACCGCCCAGGGCGTCACATTCGTCAACCTCGAAGACGAGACCGGCATGGTCAACGTGCTGTGTGCCCCGGGAGTCTGGGCGCGCTACCGCAAGCTGGCGCAGAGCGCGCCGGCGCTGATCATCCGCGGCATCGTGCAGAACGCGACCGGGGCGGTGACGGTGCTTGCCGACCGGATGGGCCCGGTGGACCTGAAGGTGCGATCCCGATCGAGGGACTTCCAGTGA
- a CDS encoding TIGR03667 family PPOX class F420-dependent oxidoreductase — translation MTADLTPEILDRLKSDDFAWLTTVAKSGQPVPKLVWFFFDGTDILVYTEPGAAKVRHIGNHPQVSLNLDSDGNGGGIIVVGGPARIDAEDTDPREDAPYWAKYQAMSDQIGLTPSMGNYGTRLRIGIEKVWTTPTE, via the coding sequence ATGACTGCAGACCTGACACCGGAAATCCTCGACCGCCTGAAATCCGATGATTTCGCGTGGTTGACCACCGTCGCCAAGTCCGGCCAACCGGTCCCCAAACTGGTGTGGTTCTTCTTCGACGGGACCGACATCCTGGTGTACACCGAGCCCGGCGCGGCCAAGGTGCGACATATCGGAAACCACCCCCAGGTGAGCCTGAATCTGGACTCTGACGGCAACGGTGGCGGGATCATCGTGGTCGGGGGGCCGGCGCGGATCGATGCCGAGGACACCGATCCCCGCGAGGACGCACCGTACTGGGCGAAGTACCAGGCGATGTCCGATCAGATCGGGTTGACTCCCTCGATGGGCAACTACGGCACCCGGCTGAGGATCGGCATCGAGAAGGTGTGGACGACGCCGACGGAGTGA
- a CDS encoding nitroreductase family protein, protein MTLNLTADEVLTTTRSVRKRLDFDKPVPREVLMECLDIALQAPTGSNSQGWQWVFVEDEEKKKAIADIYRVAATPYLDAPKPEFGDSRDERAPKVVDSAKYLNDHLHEVPVMLIPCLEGRPDGAPAGMSAGFWGSLMPAVWSFMLALRSRGLGSAWTSLHLMGDGEKQTAELLGIPFDKYAQGGLFPIAYTKGTDFKKAKRLPAEELTHWNTW, encoded by the coding sequence ATGACACTCAACCTGACCGCGGATGAAGTTCTGACCACGACGCGTTCGGTGCGTAAACGGCTCGATTTCGACAAGCCGGTGCCGCGCGAGGTGTTGATGGAGTGTCTCGATATCGCCCTGCAGGCCCCGACCGGATCGAATTCTCAGGGCTGGCAATGGGTTTTCGTCGAGGACGAAGAGAAGAAGAAGGCGATCGCCGATATCTACCGGGTGGCCGCCACGCCGTACCTGGATGCCCCCAAGCCGGAGTTCGGGGACAGCCGCGACGAGCGCGCACCGAAGGTCGTCGACTCCGCCAAATACCTCAACGACCACCTGCACGAGGTGCCGGTCATGCTGATCCCGTGTCTGGAGGGCCGCCCGGACGGGGCGCCGGCGGGCATGAGCGCCGGATTCTGGGGATCGCTGATGCCGGCGGTCTGGAGCTTCATGCTGGCGTTGCGCAGTCGCGGCCTCGGTTCGGCCTGGACCTCGCTGCACCTGATGGGTGACGGTGAGAAGCAGACCGCCGAACTGCTCGGCATCCCGTTCGACAAGTACGCACAAGGCGGTCTGTTCCCGATCGCCTACACCAAGGGCACCGACTTCAAGAAGGCCAAGCGGCTGCCCGCCGAGGAACTCACGCACTGGAACACCTGGTGA
- a CDS encoding tRNA (cytidine(34)-2'-O)-methyltransferase, with protein MFHVLFYSPRIAPNTGNAIRMAAATGCELHLVEPLGFDLSEPKLRRAGLDYHDLASVTVHPDLDAAWAAIGPARVFAFTAHAEMSFAQVSYEPGDVLMFGPEPTGLDEQTLADPHITARVRIPMLSGRRSLNLSNAAAVAAYEAWRQQGFTGAV; from the coding sequence ATGTTTCACGTCCTGTTCTACTCACCGCGTATCGCGCCCAACACCGGTAACGCGATCCGGATGGCGGCGGCGACCGGCTGCGAGCTGCACCTGGTCGAACCGCTCGGTTTCGACCTGTCCGAACCGAAGCTGCGCCGGGCGGGATTGGACTACCACGATCTGGCCTCGGTGACGGTGCACCCGGATCTGGATGCGGCGTGGGCCGCCATCGGTCCGGCCCGGGTGTTCGCCTTCACCGCGCACGCCGAGATGTCCTTCGCGCAGGTGTCCTATGAGCCCGGGGACGTGCTGATGTTCGGACCGGAGCCGACCGGTTTGGACGAGCAGACGCTGGCCGACCCGCACATCACCGCGCGGGTACGCATCCCGATGCTGTCGGGCAGGCGATCGCTGAACCTGTCGAACGCCGCCGCGGTGGCCGCCTACGAGGCGTGGCGCCAGCAGGGGTTCACCGGCGCGGTGTGA
- a CDS encoding class I SAM-dependent methyltransferase translates to MVEQSLWMQKVAANPGHSQWYIDRFRALAQAGNDLDGEARFIDAMAARGARILDAGCGPGRVGGYLAAAGHDVTGVDVDPALIAAAEADHPGARWLVGDLAELDLPARGVAEPFDIIVSAGNVMTFLAPSTRGQVLARLRAHLRTDGRLVIGFGAGRDYPFDRFLDDARAAGLTQDLLLSTWDVRPFDDNAEFLVAILRRG, encoded by the coding sequence ATGGTCGAGCAGAGCCTCTGGATGCAAAAGGTCGCCGCCAACCCCGGCCACTCGCAGTGGTACATCGACCGCTTCCGCGCACTGGCGCAGGCCGGGAACGACCTCGACGGCGAGGCCCGTTTCATCGACGCCATGGCAGCGCGCGGTGCCCGCATCCTCGATGCCGGCTGCGGCCCGGGCCGGGTCGGCGGCTATCTGGCCGCAGCCGGACACGATGTCACCGGCGTCGATGTCGACCCCGCACTGATCGCCGCCGCCGAAGCCGACCACCCCGGTGCACGCTGGCTCGTCGGCGACCTAGCCGAACTCGACCTGCCCGCTCGCGGCGTCGCCGAGCCGTTCGACATCATCGTCTCGGCGGGCAATGTGATGACCTTCCTGGCACCGAGCACCCGCGGCCAGGTCCTGGCGCGATTGCGTGCCCACCTGCGCACCGACGGTCGTCTGGTCATCGGATTCGGTGCGGGCCGCGACTATCCCTTCGACCGGTTCCTCGACGACGCGCGCGCGGCCGGCCTGACCCAGGACCTGTTGCTGTCCACCTGGGATGTACGCCCATTCGACGACAACGCCGAGTTCTTGGTCGCGATCCTGCGCCGCGGCTGA
- a CDS encoding roadblock/LC7 domain-containing protein, producing MTTRESLDWLVAKFAREVDGVSHTVLVSADGLLMAASEHMPTERADQLAAVTSGLASLAGGAAQLFQGGHVMQSIVEMEHGYLLVMRAGDGSNIAALATRSCDIGQVGYEMAMLVERVGNVVQAARRQRRTP from the coding sequence GTGACCACCCGGGAGTCCCTCGACTGGCTGGTGGCCAAGTTCGCCCGCGAGGTCGACGGGGTATCGCACACGGTGCTGGTCTCCGCCGACGGTCTGCTGATGGCCGCCAGCGAGCACATGCCCACCGAACGCGCGGACCAACTGGCCGCGGTCACCTCCGGGCTGGCCAGCCTCGCCGGCGGCGCCGCGCAGCTCTTCCAGGGCGGTCACGTCATGCAATCGATCGTCGAGATGGAGCACGGCTATCTGCTCGTGATGCGCGCCGGCGACGGATCGAACATCGCGGCGCTGGCCACGCGATCCTGCGATATCGGCCAGGTCGGATACGAGATGGCGATGCTCGTCGAGCGCGTCGGCAACGTCGTGCAGGCGGCCCGCCGTCAGCGCCGCACACCGTGA
- a CDS encoding DUF742 domain-containing protein, whose translation MSDDVTALVRPYTLTGGRTTARLDLPLEAPIQTVQPGPVSRWPAADVRSRILTEGRAGPSVAEIAARLELPLGVARVLIGDLAWEGYVRVRATLGETSSADERRDLIGRTLRGLRAL comes from the coding sequence GTGAGCGACGATGTCACCGCCCTGGTGCGGCCGTACACCCTGACCGGTGGGCGCACCACCGCCCGGCTGGACCTCCCCTTGGAAGCGCCTATCCAGACGGTGCAGCCGGGGCCCGTGTCGCGCTGGCCGGCGGCCGACGTGCGTTCTCGCATACTGACCGAGGGGCGGGCGGGACCGTCGGTCGCCGAGATCGCGGCGCGGTTGGAGTTGCCGTTGGGTGTGGCGCGTGTGCTCATCGGCGACCTGGCGTGGGAAGGGTATGTTCGGGTGCGCGCGACGCTGGGGGAGACATCCTCTGCCGACGAGCGTCGTGACCTGATCGGAAGGACGCTGCGTGGACTACGCGCGCTCTGA
- a CDS encoding GTP-binding protein: MDYARSERPTSTKIVISGGFGSGKTTFVGAVSEIMPLRTEALVTTASAGYDELEATPGKTTTTVAMDFGRITLAEDLVLYLFGTPGQRRFWFMWDDLIRGAIGAVILVDVRRLQDSFAAIDFFEARGLPFIIAVNEFDGAPQHPKAALRQALALRADIPIVTVDARDRNSVRAALITVAEYALAAVPT, encoded by the coding sequence GTGGACTACGCGCGCTCTGAACGGCCGACATCGACCAAGATCGTCATCTCGGGGGGTTTCGGGTCGGGCAAGACCACCTTCGTGGGCGCGGTGTCGGAGATCATGCCGCTGCGCACCGAGGCGCTGGTCACCACGGCGTCGGCGGGTTACGACGAACTCGAGGCCACCCCCGGTAAGACCACCACCACGGTCGCGATGGACTTCGGCCGCATCACCCTCGCCGAGGATCTGGTGCTCTACCTGTTCGGTACGCCCGGTCAGCGTCGGTTCTGGTTCATGTGGGACGACCTGATCCGCGGCGCCATCGGCGCGGTGATCCTCGTCGACGTCAGGCGACTGCAGGACAGCTTCGCCGCCATCGACTTCTTCGAGGCGCGCGGGCTGCCGTTCATCATCGCGGTCAACGAGTTCGACGGCGCGCCCCAGCACCCGAAGGCGGCCCTGCGGCAGGCGCTGGCACTGCGCGCGGACATCCCGATCGTCACCGTCGATGCCAGGGACCGGAACTCGGTGCGGGCCGCCCTGATCACGGTGGCCGAGTACGCGTTGGCGGCGGTCCCGACGTGA
- a CDS encoding pentapeptide repeat-containing protein codes for MTDDQVWVDREFTNHDFRDEDLSRLRTERVVFDECDFSGVDLTESEHLGSAFRNCTFRRAALLHSTFRQCSLLGSVFTETRLRPVQFVEVDLSLSVLGGCDLRTLDLSDCRLREANLVGTDLRKAVLQRADLSGARVQDAKFDEADLRGARVDPTFWTTAKLRGARVNIEQGLAYAAAHGLDVHGE; via the coding sequence GTGACCGACGACCAGGTGTGGGTGGACCGCGAGTTCACCAACCACGACTTCCGCGACGAGGACCTGTCCCGGCTGCGCACCGAGCGGGTGGTCTTCGACGAGTGCGATTTCAGCGGTGTCGACCTGACCGAGTCCGAGCATCTGGGTTCGGCATTCCGCAATTGCACCTTCCGGCGGGCCGCGCTGCTGCACAGCACGTTCCGGCAGTGCAGCCTGCTCGGTTCGGTGTTCACCGAGACCCGGCTGCGGCCGGTGCAGTTCGTCGAGGTCGACCTGTCGTTGAGCGTGCTCGGCGGCTGTGACCTGCGGACGCTGGACCTGTCGGACTGCCGGTTACGCGAGGCCAACCTGGTGGGCACGGACCTGCGCAAGGCCGTATTACAGCGCGCCGACCTCAGCGGTGCGCGGGTGCAGGACGCCAAGTTCGACGAGGCCGACCTGCGTGGAGCGCGGGTCGACCCGACGTTCTGGACGACGGCCAAGCTGCGTGGCGCGCGGGTGAACATCGAGCAGGGGTTGGCCTACGCCGCCGCCCACGGATTGGACGTGCACGGCGAGTAA
- a CDS encoding FHA domain-containing protein, giving the protein MSRPGTPALTVRYEGSTRTFSAGNDVVVGRDLRADVRIAHPLISRAHLVLRFDQGRWIAIDNGSLNGMYVNGQRVPTLDITDGQQLNIGNPDGPQLAFEVGRHQGAVGSPPPTQAVPTPTGPRPSASWPTQAPMQPPPPPQAPPAWPTGATPSQQQPRYPSGPQHYQPTGQQPYQGAPPQQSYPPPPQPTVSRSQPTYIPPADPSQTAMGPTAVPRPSENNLATSMLKILRPGKAPEVPPGGIKIGRATDNDIVIPDVLASRHHATLVSGPGGTEILDNRSINGTFVNGQRVDDALLREGDVVTIGNVDLVFTGGTLVRGSETQAATRTGGLEVRGLTWTIEGNKTLLNNISIDARPGTLTAVIGPSGAGKSTFAKQVAGLTHPTSGTVSFEGHDIHAEYASLRSRIGMVPQDDVVHGQLTVKQALMYAAELRLPPDTTKEDRERVVLQVLEELEMTKHLETRVDKLSGGQRKRASVALELLTGPSLLILDEPTSGLDPALDRQVMTMLRQLADAGRVVLVVTHSLTYLDVCDQVLLLAPGGKTAFYGPPSQIGPELGTTNWADIFSSVAGDPDTSHQNYLARSGPLPHAEASKQPADLGKPAKTSVRRQFSTIARRQMRLIISDRGYFAFLAVLPFIMGVLSLSVPGTVGFGVPNPMGDAPNEPGQILVLLNVGAIFMGTALTVRDLIGERPIFRREQAVGLSTTAYLMAKVCIYAVFAIIQSSIVTAIAVLGKGGPTQGSLSFLPPTAELFLVMAATTVTAAMVGLALSALAKSNEQIMPLLVVAVMSQLVFSGGMIPVTDRLVLDQLSWFTPARWGFAASASTVDLIHLVPGPLTPKDAHWEHTSSVWWFDMGMLALLSVAYLTFVRFKIRLKAG; this is encoded by the coding sequence ATGAGCCGCCCCGGAACGCCCGCGCTGACCGTTCGATACGAAGGATCGACTCGGACCTTCTCAGCAGGCAATGACGTCGTCGTCGGTCGCGACCTGCGCGCCGACGTACGTATCGCCCACCCGTTGATTTCGCGCGCACACCTGGTGTTGCGCTTCGATCAGGGCCGCTGGATCGCCATCGACAACGGCAGCCTCAACGGCATGTACGTCAACGGTCAGCGGGTGCCCACGCTGGACATCACCGACGGCCAGCAGCTCAACATCGGCAATCCCGACGGCCCGCAACTGGCCTTCGAGGTCGGCCGCCACCAGGGCGCGGTGGGCAGCCCGCCCCCAACGCAGGCCGTCCCGACACCGACCGGTCCGCGCCCCAGCGCGTCCTGGCCGACGCAGGCACCGATGCAGCCGCCCCCGCCGCCCCAGGCACCACCGGCCTGGCCGACCGGGGCCACCCCGTCCCAGCAGCAGCCGCGTTATCCGTCCGGTCCGCAGCACTATCAGCCAACCGGCCAGCAGCCCTATCAGGGCGCGCCGCCGCAACAGAGCTATCCGCCGCCACCGCAGCCGACCGTGTCGCGCTCGCAGCCGACCTACATCCCACCCGCCGATCCGTCGCAGACGGCGATGGGACCGACCGCGGTGCCGCGCCCGTCGGAGAACAACCTCGCGACGAGCATGCTCAAGATCCTTCGCCCCGGAAAGGCACCGGAGGTGCCACCGGGCGGGATCAAGATCGGTCGCGCGACCGACAACGACATCGTCATCCCCGACGTCCTGGCCTCTCGCCACCACGCCACCCTGGTCTCCGGCCCCGGCGGCACCGAGATCCTCGACAACCGCAGCATCAACGGCACCTTCGTCAACGGTCAACGCGTCGACGACGCGCTGCTGCGCGAGGGCGACGTGGTCACCATCGGCAACGTCGACCTGGTGTTCACCGGCGGCACGCTGGTCCGCGGCTCGGAAACCCAGGCGGCCACCCGCACCGGCGGTCTGGAGGTCCGCGGGCTGACGTGGACCATCGAGGGCAACAAGACGCTGCTCAACAACATCTCGATCGACGCCAGGCCGGGCACGCTCACGGCCGTGATCGGACCGTCGGGTGCCGGCAAGTCGACCTTCGCCAAACAGGTGGCCGGGCTGACCCACCCGACGTCGGGCACGGTGTCCTTCGAGGGCCACGACATCCACGCCGAGTACGCCTCGCTGCGCTCCCGGATCGGCATGGTCCCCCAGGACGACGTGGTGCACGGCCAGCTGACCGTCAAGCAGGCGCTGATGTACGCAGCCGAGCTGCGCCTGCCGCCGGATACCACCAAGGAGGACCGCGAACGCGTGGTCCTGCAGGTCCTCGAGGAACTCGAGATGACCAAACACCTGGAAACCCGGGTGGACAAACTCTCCGGCGGCCAGCGCAAGCGCGCCTCGGTGGCCCTCGAGCTGCTGACCGGGCCCTCGTTGCTGATCCTCGACGAGCCCACCTCGGGTCTGGATCCGGCGCTGGATCGCCAGGTCATGACGATGCTGCGCCAGCTCGCCGACGCGGGCCGCGTGGTGCTGGTGGTGACGCACTCGCTGACCTATCTCGACGTCTGCGATCAGGTGTTGCTACTGGCGCCGGGCGGCAAGACCGCGTTCTACGGCCCCCCCAGCCAGATCGGTCCCGAGCTGGGCACGACCAACTGGGCCGATATCTTCTCCTCGGTCGCCGGTGACCCGGACACCTCGCACCAGAACTACCTGGCCCGCAGCGGCCCGCTGCCGCACGCCGAGGCCTCCAAACAGCCCGCCGACCTGGGCAAGCCGGCGAAAACGAGTGTGCGCAGGCAGTTCTCGACCATTGCCCGGCGCCAGATGCGGCTCATCATCTCCGACCGCGGCTACTTCGCGTTCCTGGCGGTGCTGCCGTTCATCATGGGTGTGCTGTCACTGTCGGTGCCCGGCACCGTCGGCTTCGGGGTGCCCAACCCCATGGGCGACGCCCCCAACGAGCCCGGTCAGATCCTGGTGCTGCTCAACGTCGGCGCCATCTTCATGGGTACCGCGTTGACCGTGCGTGACCTGATCGGCGAGCGGCCCATCTTCCGCCGCGAGCAGGCGGTCGGGTTGTCGACAACGGCGTATCTGATGGCCAAGGTCTGCATCTACGCGGTGTTCGCCATCATCCAGTCCTCGATCGTCACGGCGATCGCGGTGCTGGGCAAGGGCGGCCCGACACAGGGCTCGTTGTCGTTCCTGCCCCCGACGGCCGAGCTGTTCCTGGTGATGGCGGCGACGACCGTGACCGCGGCCATGGTCGGTCTGGCGCTCTCGGCGCTGGCCAAGTCCAACGAGCAGATCATGCCGCTGCTGGTGGTCGCCGTGATGAGCCAGCTGGTCTTCTCCGGCGGCATGATCCCGGTGACCGACCGTCTGGTGCTCGACCAGCTGTCCTGGTTCACCCCGGCGCGCTGGGGCTTCGCCGCGTCGGCCTCCACGGTGGACCTGATCCATCTGGTGCCCGGCCCACTGACGCCCAAGGATGCCCATTGGGAGCACACCTCGTCGGTCTGGTGGTTCGACATGGGCATGCTGGCGCTGTTGAGCGTGGCCTACCTGACCTTCGTGCGCTTCAAGATCCGGCTCAAGGCGGGCTAG